From one Catellatospora sp. IY07-71 genomic stretch:
- a CDS encoding ATP-binding protein, whose translation MAKIGANGTYITYIADDRIAILRPTGPLDLAAAAGIRAAVLKVLSGVPRAVLTDLSGIELDEDAYLTIFPAMACQANAWPGCPLILFDAPPAVQAALLALRVHDYLPVCETLADALAAADRPTHLGTRTRTFAPEQQAPAEARHLVEACCTRWGVAADAVAVACQICSELVGNAVRHVGTPVQLHLRCGPSYLHLAVCDYAPGVDGVHSRPRVPAGGLGIVAALALNWGVTPTVDGKVVWAAVWRHAGTWEPAAAEPGAAPLLLPR comes from the coding sequence ATGGCGAAGATCGGCGCCAACGGCACCTACATCACCTACATAGCGGACGACCGGATCGCGATCCTCCGACCCACCGGGCCGCTCGACCTGGCCGCGGCGGCAGGCATCCGGGCAGCCGTCTTGAAGGTGCTGTCCGGCGTCCCCCGGGCGGTGCTCACCGACCTGTCCGGGATCGAGCTCGACGAGGACGCGTACCTGACGATCTTCCCCGCGATGGCGTGCCAGGCCAACGCCTGGCCGGGCTGCCCCCTGATCCTCTTCGACGCCCCACCCGCGGTGCAGGCCGCGCTGCTGGCGCTCCGCGTACACGACTACCTGCCGGTATGCGAGACGCTGGCCGACGCGCTGGCCGCAGCCGACCGCCCCACCCACCTCGGCACCCGTACGCGCACCTTCGCGCCGGAGCAGCAGGCGCCCGCCGAGGCGCGGCATCTGGTCGAGGCCTGCTGCACCCGTTGGGGCGTGGCGGCCGACGCCGTCGCCGTGGCCTGCCAGATCTGCAGTGAACTCGTCGGGAACGCGGTGCGGCACGTCGGCACCCCCGTGCAGCTGCATCTGCGGTGCGGGCCCAGCTACTTGCATCTGGCCGTATGCGACTACGCCCCCGGCGTGGACGGCGTGCACTCCCGTCCCCGGGTGCCCGCGGGCGGCCTCGGCATCGTCGCGGCGCTCGCCCTGAACTGGGGAGTGACGCCGACCGTCGACGGCAAGGTGGTGTGGGCGGCCGTGTGGAGGCACGCCGGCACGTGGGAGCCGGCGGCGGCCGAGCCCGGCGCTGCGCCCCTGCTCCTGCCCCGCTGA
- a CDS encoding STAS domain-containing protein has protein sequence MSDSPAFGVTCRPGPGGVRVAVRGEIDLAVRDLLVAELRDAVKLGDPVVVDLAEVTFIDSMGVRALYDGYQAAQEIGHRFVVEHAHDWVARVLSITGVLDLLSDKAGSDAPDEGSRSAG, from the coding sequence GTGTCCGACAGCCCGGCGTTCGGTGTCACCTGCCGTCCAGGTCCCGGCGGGGTCAGGGTCGCCGTCCGCGGCGAGATCGACCTCGCGGTGCGTGACCTGCTGGTCGCCGAGCTGCGGGACGCCGTCAAGCTCGGCGATCCCGTGGTGGTCGACCTGGCGGAGGTCACCTTCATCGACTCGATGGGGGTGCGTGCCCTCTACGACGGCTACCAGGCCGCCCAGGAGATCGGGCACCGGTTCGTGGTGGAGCACGCGCACGACTGGGTGGCCCGGGTCCTGTCCATCACCGGCGTGCTGGACCTGCTGAGTGACAAGGCCGGCTCCGATGCTCCTGACGAAGGATCCCGGTCAGCGGGCTGA
- a CDS encoding zinc-dependent alcohol dehydrogenase, which yields MKAVVWHGKRDVRVDTVADPVIQEPTDAVIRVTSSGICGSDLHLYEVLGPFMTEGDILGHEPMGIVEEVGPQVIRLKPGDRVVVPFQIACGGCWMCTQGLQTQCETTQVRAEGMGAALFGYTRLYGRVPGGQAEYLRVPQAQYGPITVPVGPPDDRFVYLSDVLPTAWQAVEYAAIPEGGTVLVLGLGPIGDMCARIALHRGAGRVIAVDPVAERRDRALARGVQALDLHDRDELLTAIRELTGGRGPDSVIDAVGMEAHGSPTSKALQAAVGILPDPLAAKLMETAGVDRLAALDLAIEAVRRGGTISIIGVYGGMADPLPMLTLFDKQIQLRMGQANVRRWVDDILPLLTDADPLGVESFASHRVPLAEAPIAYQQFQEKKDGVVKVLLQP from the coding sequence ATGAAGGCAGTGGTGTGGCACGGCAAGCGTGACGTACGCGTGGACACGGTCGCCGACCCGGTGATCCAGGAACCGACGGACGCGGTCATCAGGGTCACGTCGAGCGGCATCTGCGGCTCCGACCTGCACCTGTACGAGGTACTGGGCCCGTTCATGACCGAGGGCGACATTCTCGGCCACGAGCCGATGGGCATCGTGGAGGAGGTCGGCCCGCAGGTCATCCGGCTCAAGCCCGGCGACCGGGTGGTCGTGCCGTTCCAGATCGCCTGCGGCGGGTGCTGGATGTGCACGCAGGGGCTGCAGACGCAGTGCGAGACCACCCAGGTGCGCGCGGAGGGCATGGGCGCGGCGCTGTTCGGCTACACCCGCCTCTACGGGCGCGTCCCGGGCGGCCAGGCCGAGTACCTGCGGGTCCCGCAGGCCCAGTACGGCCCGATCACGGTCCCGGTGGGGCCGCCCGACGACCGGTTCGTGTACCTGTCCGACGTGCTCCCCACAGCCTGGCAGGCGGTGGAGTACGCCGCGATCCCGGAGGGCGGCACGGTGCTCGTGCTCGGCCTCGGCCCGATCGGCGACATGTGCGCCCGGATCGCGCTGCACCGGGGGGCGGGCCGGGTCATCGCAGTGGACCCGGTGGCCGAACGCCGTGACCGGGCGCTGGCCCGGGGCGTTCAGGCGCTCGACCTGCACGACCGTGACGAGCTGCTGACCGCGATCCGGGAGCTGACCGGCGGCCGGGGCCCGGACTCGGTGATCGACGCGGTCGGCATGGAGGCCCACGGATCGCCGACGAGCAAGGCGCTGCAGGCGGCGGTGGGCATCCTGCCGGACCCGCTCGCGGCCAAGCTCATGGAGACCGCCGGGGTGGACCGGCTGGCCGCGCTGGACCTGGCCATCGAGGCCGTGCGCCGCGGCGGCACCATCTCGATCATCGGGGTGTACGGCGGCATGGCCGACCCGCTGCCCATGCTCACCCTGTTCGACAAGCAGATCCAGCTGCGGATGGGCCAGGCGAACGTGCGCCGCTGGGTGGACGACATCCTGCCGCTGCTCACCGACGCCGACCCGCTGGGTGTGGAGAGCTTCGCCAGCCACCGCGTGCCGCTGGCCGAGGCGCCGATCGCATACCAGCAGTTCCAGGAGAAGAAGGACGGTGTCGTCAAGGTCCTGCTGCAGCCCTGA
- a CDS encoding DUF2795 domain-containing protein, which produces MTHTPYGSRQLGDPIEDDLDRRSWDTPGRDGVVTGDETDPDRRELRARIGEHVSLATFPATTEDLTETAVRSDAPDEVMESLGLLERGRTFANTRELWQALGLEVEQRF; this is translated from the coding sequence ATGACGCACACACCGTATGGCAGCAGGCAGCTCGGCGACCCGATCGAGGACGACCTCGACCGGCGGTCCTGGGACACTCCCGGCCGCGACGGCGTCGTGACCGGCGACGAGACCGACCCGGACCGGCGCGAGCTGCGCGCCCGCATCGGCGAGCACGTCTCGCTGGCGACGTTCCCGGCGACGACCGAGGACCTCACCGAGACGGCGGTGCGCAGCGACGCTCCGGACGAGGTGATGGAGTCCCTCGGGCTGCTGGAGCGCGGGCGCACCTTCGCCAACACGCGGGAACTGTGGCAGGCGCTCGGCCTGGAGGTCGAGCAGCGCTTCTGA
- a CDS encoding CapA family protein, with product MYAWSSDQVAGAEPTTAVPVSPADEARIPQITGRSLTVLGAGDILVHPEMWDQARRDGGGRMDFAPMLSDAAGAVSGAGLALCHMETPVAPLGGPFIGFPKFSVPPQIVDGIKATGYDGCSTASNHAIDRGPEGVTRTLDALDAAGIGHTGTYRTAAESRLPTIYPVDGVKIAHLSYTKHFNGLTEPAGLGWIANEIDPKKIASDAKQARRAGAEIVIVSMHWGTEYEHEPDVDQQNWARQVAASPDVDVIFGHHAHVVQPIEQVSGKWVVYGMGNQIARHAEPINENREGAMVRFTFTPAGPQRWKVALVEALPTFVDLNPDIRLVDLAQALRSPGLSPGRRRIYEAAMERIGGHLLTRAAGSERLFVHGFRSPA from the coding sequence GTGTACGCGTGGAGTTCAGACCAGGTGGCCGGCGCGGAGCCGACCACCGCGGTGCCGGTGTCACCGGCCGATGAGGCCAGGATCCCGCAGATCACCGGACGGTCGCTGACCGTCCTCGGCGCTGGCGACATCCTGGTGCATCCGGAGATGTGGGATCAGGCCCGGCGCGACGGCGGCGGCCGGATGGACTTCGCGCCCATGCTGTCCGATGCGGCTGGGGCCGTCTCCGGCGCCGGTCTGGCGCTGTGCCACATGGAGACGCCGGTGGCCCCGCTCGGCGGGCCGTTCATCGGATTCCCCAAGTTCAGCGTGCCGCCGCAGATCGTGGACGGCATCAAGGCCACCGGCTACGACGGCTGCTCGACGGCCTCCAACCACGCCATCGACCGGGGCCCCGAGGGCGTGACCCGCACGCTGGACGCCCTCGACGCCGCCGGGATCGGGCACACAGGGACATACCGCACCGCAGCTGAGTCCCGGCTCCCCACGATCTACCCGGTGGACGGCGTCAAGATCGCCCATCTGTCCTACACGAAGCACTTCAACGGGCTCACCGAGCCCGCCGGCCTGGGCTGGATCGCCAACGAGATCGACCCCAAGAAGATCGCCTCGGACGCCAAGCAGGCCCGCAGGGCCGGCGCCGAGATCGTGATCGTCAGCATGCACTGGGGCACCGAGTACGAGCACGAACCCGACGTCGACCAGCAGAACTGGGCGCGGCAGGTAGCTGCCTCACCGGATGTCGACGTGATCTTCGGGCATCACGCACACGTCGTCCAGCCGATCGAGCAGGTGTCCGGCAAATGGGTCGTGTACGGCATGGGCAACCAGATCGCCCGGCACGCCGAACCGATCAACGAGAACCGTGAGGGCGCCATGGTGCGCTTCACGTTCACTCCGGCCGGGCCCCAGCGCTGGAAAGTCGCCCTGGTGGAGGCGCTACCGACCTTCGTCGACCTCAATCCGGACATCCGCCTGGTCGACCTGGCGCAGGCGCTGCGCAGCCCGGGGCTGTCGCCGGGGCGCCGGCGCATCTACGAGGCCGCGATGGAGCGCATCGGCGGGCACCTGCTGACCCGCGCCGCCGGCAGCGAGCGGCTGTTCGTGCACGGCTTCCGGAGCCCGGCATGA
- a CDS encoding HAMP domain-containing protein, giving the protein MSRPDPAPAPEGQRAMTGSSSARSREELIDEHMRAERDVLKWRRRALDQQLPAVGFPNGAGAPSTVYLLAMVVLALTAVAVFAANSGAGVPQAVLDSQRDSVSKLARSIDAAYRLDVETVERAVDTNRTSAATDPKHLLEDVLQAQSWSGAAVLDTATSAVQSTAGLAIPADLLAAPRSPDGTATAITDDGPSVLHAEPLDETHTLIAFQPVRMRNLRLNPDADHGVHLLTTSGGHTLVQGVAAVDEQTLTPLFTGLGAITASTSSEHLLPGDDRRRLVVAAAPIRSAGLVVASLVSTEVAAGTPLMHGIVLGGSLLVAALTSFALMRLSLLVPLRRLLRRAKADACGEPVKQRQSLRTAEMFRIARALAVSSNASLRARRWRPAAVTGLVASTVVTLAWAGAVATVAYRTRPAEVPAQLVIDEENRAESAAVMLGHVLDTGLSSVSRLVGEVGAKDPAAAERRLERVLADEDRFRSVYLVDAAGRPVAQAGAEPLRQQQPLAGEIGVRLDQAAGRVPVIYAYRVAGDGNGVVAEFDVDGLRGVLRQSGGRARVVDAEMRTVLDSEGYLAFQPLAGTIVQRVATATLPGGTASETGRTTAGHVLVAATGLVNPTTVAHLEWSLVVEQDVAAMWLPQSTTRRWTLLAAGIAAAFAVLTLAWHFFVFVRPLRRLADTADRISGGDFEMPVPPQRHDEIGIIAMCLEICRQVRHTGSARFGGAVRMRGSESDFTSVLPRARSRRPETAEA; this is encoded by the coding sequence ATGAGCAGGCCCGACCCCGCCCCGGCGCCGGAAGGGCAGCGGGCCATGACCGGCAGCTCCAGCGCCCGCTCGCGCGAGGAACTCATCGACGAGCACATGCGCGCCGAGCGGGACGTCCTGAAGTGGCGGCGGCGCGCCCTCGACCAGCAGCTGCCCGCGGTCGGCTTCCCGAACGGCGCCGGCGCCCCGTCCACGGTCTACCTGCTGGCGATGGTGGTGCTGGCCCTGACCGCGGTCGCCGTCTTCGCCGCGAACTCCGGCGCCGGCGTGCCGCAAGCCGTGCTGGACTCGCAGCGCGACTCGGTCAGCAAGCTCGCCCGGTCCATCGACGCCGCCTACCGCCTGGACGTCGAGACGGTCGAACGCGCGGTCGACACCAACCGGACCTCGGCCGCGACCGACCCCAAGCACCTGCTCGAGGACGTGCTGCAGGCGCAGTCCTGGTCCGGGGCCGCCGTCCTCGACACGGCCACCTCGGCGGTGCAGTCGACGGCCGGTCTGGCGATTCCCGCCGACCTGCTGGCCGCGCCGCGTTCCCCGGACGGCACCGCCACGGCGATCACCGACGACGGGCCGTCGGTGCTGCACGCCGAACCCCTGGACGAGACCCACACCCTCATCGCCTTCCAGCCGGTGCGGATGCGCAACCTGCGCCTCAACCCCGACGCCGACCACGGCGTCCACCTGCTGACCACGAGCGGCGGCCACACCCTGGTGCAGGGCGTCGCCGCCGTCGACGAGCAGACACTGACGCCGCTGTTCACCGGGCTCGGCGCGATCACCGCGAGCACGTCGTCGGAGCACCTGCTACCCGGCGACGACCGGCGTCGCCTGGTGGTGGCGGCGGCGCCGATCCGCTCGGCCGGGCTGGTCGTCGCGTCGCTGGTGAGCACCGAAGTCGCGGCGGGCACGCCGCTGATGCACGGCATCGTGCTCGGAGGCAGCCTGCTGGTCGCGGCGCTGACCTCGTTCGCGCTGATGCGGCTCTCGCTGCTCGTGCCGCTGCGCCGGCTGCTGCGCCGCGCCAAGGCCGACGCGTGCGGTGAGCCGGTGAAGCAGCGCCAGTCGCTGCGTACGGCGGAGATGTTCCGCATCGCGCGGGCGTTGGCGGTGTCGTCGAACGCCTCGCTGCGGGCCAGGCGCTGGCGGCCCGCGGCGGTGACCGGGCTGGTGGCGAGTACGGTCGTCACGTTGGCGTGGGCTGGTGCCGTGGCCACGGTCGCCTACCGGACGCGCCCGGCCGAGGTGCCCGCGCAGCTGGTGATCGACGAGGAGAATCGCGCCGAGTCGGCCGCGGTGATGCTCGGCCACGTTCTCGACACCGGCCTGTCGAGCGTGTCGCGGCTGGTCGGCGAGGTTGGTGCCAAGGACCCGGCGGCGGCGGAGCGCCGGCTGGAGCGGGTGCTGGCCGACGAGGACCGCTTCCGCAGCGTGTACCTGGTGGATGCGGCGGGCCGGCCGGTGGCGCAGGCCGGTGCGGAGCCGCTGCGGCAGCAGCAGCCGCTGGCCGGTGAGATCGGCGTCCGCCTGGACCAGGCGGCGGGCCGGGTCCCGGTGATCTACGCGTACCGGGTGGCGGGCGACGGCAACGGCGTCGTGGCGGAGTTCGACGTGGATGGCCTGCGTGGCGTGCTTCGCCAGAGCGGCGGCCGTGCCCGTGTGGTCGATGCGGAGATGCGCACCGTCCTGGACTCGGAGGGCTATCTCGCGTTCCAGCCGCTGGCGGGGACGATCGTGCAGCGTGTGGCGACGGCGACGCTGCCGGGCGGCACGGCCAGCGAGACGGGCCGGACGACCGCCGGCCACGTCCTGGTAGCCGCGACCGGCCTGGTCAACCCGACCACGGTGGCGCATCTGGAATGGTCGCTGGTGGTGGAGCAGGACGTCGCCGCGATGTGGCTGCCGCAGTCGACGACGCGGCGGTGGACGCTGCTGGCGGCGGGCATCGCCGCGGCCTTCGCCGTCCTGACGCTTGCCTGGCACTTCTTCGTCTTCGTACGGCCGCTGCGCCGGCTCGCCGACACAGCCGACCGCATCAGCGGCGGCGACTTCGAGATGCCCGTGCCGCCGCAGCGGCATGACGAGATCGGCATCATCGCCATGTGCCTGGAGATCTGCCGGCAGGTCCGGCACACGGGCTCGGCACGATTCGGCGGCGCCGTGCGGATGCGTGGTTCCGAGAGCGACTTCACCTCGGTCCTGCCCCGAGCCCGCAGCCGGCGGCCCGAGACGGCGGAGGCCTGA
- the pgsB gene encoding poly-gamma-glutamate synthase PgsB: protein MYYLYTVFALCCLALLGAGVVEQRKHYRNLAVIPNRVLVNGIRGKSSITRLCAGALRGGGQVVVAKTTGTAARFIFPDASEEPVYRKFGIANVVEQIGIVRRAAVYHPDALVIECMAVMPALQEVNQSKLIRSNIGVLCNVREDHLAEMGPTLDDVARSLSRSMPVGGVCITAERDRLHILQQEADARGCRLIAVDPESVTDAEMAGFGWITFKENVAIALAVAEQLGVDRDSALAGMWNAPPDPGVLSVVRVQHGAKRIRFANVFAANDPESTLMNIGQLETQELIGRPLNVVINCRPDRVERNGQMGAMTEHLDPQRILLIGETTRSARATVPEHLQDRIVDLGVRMSPHMLLERVMSAVDDGSSLVAVGNIHGQGEVLLHELANLPSWVPAEQPPAAAATPAPVPGPRQPVDETVVLERIR from the coding sequence TTGTACTACCTCTACACGGTGTTCGCGTTGTGCTGCCTGGCGCTGCTGGGCGCCGGCGTCGTCGAGCAGCGCAAGCACTACCGAAACCTGGCGGTGATCCCCAACCGGGTGCTCGTCAACGGCATCCGCGGCAAGAGCTCCATCACGCGGCTGTGCGCCGGCGCGCTGCGCGGCGGCGGGCAGGTCGTGGTCGCCAAGACGACCGGCACCGCGGCGCGGTTCATCTTCCCGGACGCCAGCGAGGAACCGGTGTACCGCAAGTTCGGCATCGCCAACGTCGTCGAGCAGATCGGCATCGTCCGCCGCGCGGCGGTGTACCACCCGGACGCGCTCGTCATCGAGTGCATGGCGGTGATGCCGGCGCTGCAGGAGGTCAACCAGAGCAAGCTGATCCGCTCGAACATCGGCGTGCTGTGCAACGTACGTGAGGACCACCTCGCCGAGATGGGCCCGACCCTGGACGATGTCGCGCGCTCGCTGAGCCGCTCCATGCCGGTCGGCGGGGTGTGCATCACCGCCGAGCGCGACCGCCTGCACATCCTGCAGCAGGAGGCCGACGCGCGCGGCTGCAGGCTCATCGCCGTCGACCCGGAGTCGGTCACCGACGCCGAGATGGCCGGCTTCGGCTGGATCACGTTCAAGGAGAACGTGGCCATCGCGCTGGCGGTCGCCGAGCAGCTGGGCGTCGACCGCGACAGCGCCCTGGCCGGTATGTGGAACGCGCCGCCGGACCCCGGCGTGCTGTCGGTGGTACGGGTGCAGCACGGCGCCAAGCGCATCCGCTTCGCCAACGTCTTCGCCGCCAACGACCCCGAATCCACCCTGATGAACATCGGGCAGCTGGAAACCCAGGAGCTGATCGGCCGCCCGCTCAACGTGGTCATCAACTGCCGGCCGGACCGGGTGGAGCGCAACGGCCAGATGGGCGCCATGACCGAGCACCTGGACCCGCAGCGCATCCTGCTCATCGGCGAGACCACCCGCAGCGCCCGCGCGACGGTGCCCGAACACCTGCAGGACCGCATCGTCGACCTCGGCGTGCGCATGTCGCCGCACATGCTGCTCGAGCGGGTGATGAGCGCGGTCGACGACGGCTCGTCGCTTGTCGCGGTGGGCAACATCCACGGCCAGGGCGAGGTGCTGCTGCACGAGCTGGCCAACCTGCCCAGCTGGGTGCCGGCGGAGCAGCCGCCTGCCGCAGCCGCCACGCCGGCGCCCGTGCCGGGCCCGCGCCAACCCGTCGACGAGACGGTCGTCCTGGAGAGAATACGATGA
- a CDS encoding poly-gamma-glutamate biosynthesis protein PgsC/CapC yields MIINGELNAQLATACLGIGLVFALMCYLTTNLSPGGMITPGWIALALVEDPLQAAIIVVMTVVTYLLTRLLQKIVILYGKRLFAAIVLLSVLLQLTLFIIVERDVPLLFAHQTLGFVAPGLIAYQLVRQPPKATILATGMVTAVTYGVAISGIVAGFIPVS; encoded by the coding sequence ATGATCATCAACGGGGAGCTCAACGCTCAGCTGGCCACCGCCTGCCTGGGCATCGGCCTCGTCTTCGCCCTGATGTGCTACCTGACGACCAACCTGTCGCCCGGCGGCATGATCACTCCCGGTTGGATCGCGCTGGCCCTGGTCGAGGATCCGCTGCAGGCTGCCATCATCGTCGTGATGACGGTCGTGACGTACCTGCTGACCCGCCTCCTGCAGAAGATCGTCATCCTCTACGGCAAGCGCCTGTTCGCCGCGATCGTGCTGCTCAGCGTGCTGCTCCAGCTGACGTTGTTCATCATCGTCGAGCGCGACGTGCCGCTGCTGTTCGCCCATCAGACGCTCGGCTTCGTCGCGCCCGGCCTCATCGCGTACCAGCTGGTGCGGCAGCCTCCCAAGGCGACGATCCTCGCCACCGGCATGGTCACCGCGGTCACCTACGGCGTCGCGATCAGCGGCATCGTCGCCGGTTTCATCCCCGTCAGCTAA
- a CDS encoding NlpC/P60 family protein, protein MAHRRGFRGRTALILTTVTGVLAGAGALALALRDNTQPDPAAQPQVVAQPSATTTDGLSFRRLQDPPRTEVVGQDGKPVAVLTDGSRTVQLAGPRRTFAEPRFTNAKIKSGWWVRLAPAEWTADGAEQDWFRPWLRDALADRSPDVLAVAMEYTYGANPQKKNGLQIAGDAAFGPLSEIDPDGRAENSDFYDYLGVSWKFSDGKKEQPSATHLRSLDCSGFLRMVYGYRLGYPLRGTNTPGVGLPRRAYAMAEFGPGAQLMPNTGKRAKGLDRLLPGDLLFFNAGPVQGTNIEHSGMYMGVDDRGHHRFISSRTTANGPTFGDLGGESILDGTGYWAVRLRTARRI, encoded by the coding sequence ATGGCACACCGCCGTGGCTTCCGGGGCCGCACGGCCCTGATCCTCACCACCGTCACCGGCGTCCTGGCCGGCGCGGGCGCCCTAGCGCTCGCACTGCGCGACAACACGCAGCCTGACCCTGCCGCGCAGCCGCAGGTCGTGGCGCAGCCGAGCGCCACGACCACGGACGGGCTGTCGTTCCGGCGCCTGCAGGATCCTCCCCGCACCGAGGTGGTCGGCCAGGACGGCAAGCCCGTCGCCGTGCTCACCGACGGGTCACGCACCGTCCAGCTGGCGGGCCCGCGGCGGACCTTCGCCGAGCCGCGGTTCACCAACGCCAAGATCAAGAGCGGCTGGTGGGTACGCCTGGCGCCCGCCGAGTGGACCGCCGACGGCGCCGAGCAGGACTGGTTCCGGCCGTGGCTGCGCGACGCGCTGGCCGACCGCAGCCCTGACGTGCTCGCCGTGGCGATGGAGTACACCTACGGCGCCAACCCGCAGAAGAAGAACGGCCTGCAGATCGCCGGGGACGCGGCGTTCGGGCCGCTGTCCGAGATCGACCCCGACGGGCGGGCGGAGAACTCCGACTTCTACGACTACCTCGGCGTGTCCTGGAAGTTCTCCGACGGCAAGAAGGAGCAGCCCAGCGCCACACATCTGCGCAGCCTCGACTGCTCGGGCTTCCTGCGCATGGTCTACGGATACCGCCTGGGCTACCCGCTGCGCGGCACCAACACCCCCGGCGTCGGCCTGCCCCGGCGCGCCTACGCCATGGCCGAGTTCGGACCCGGCGCGCAGCTCATGCCGAACACCGGTAAGCGCGCCAAGGGCCTGGACCGGCTGCTCCCCGGTGACCTGCTGTTCTTCAACGCCGGCCCCGTCCAGGGCACCAACATCGAGCACTCCGGAATGTACATGGGCGTCGACGACCGCGGTCATCACCGGTTCATCTCCAGCCGGACCACCGCCAACGGCCCGACGTTCGGCGACCTGGGCGGCGAGTCGATCCTCGACGGCACCGGCTACTGGGCGGTGCGGCTGCGCACCGCCCGGCGCATCTGA
- a CDS encoding DUF2510 domain-containing protein, giving the protein MTESPPAGWYADADDYLRYWTGERWSDHTAPAGRALPPPSPSAHVASGTPRSTIARTLLSAVILGSLTILANRAAEWGLAALSLPSHGVLRDWGALGLLALVLCLPAARVGYRKRDLMLLLIPFYSFFLACRIVWRIAYLPFADWLPREEDAANWRQVPHPTLPGELLYARIGQK; this is encoded by the coding sequence ATGACGGAGTCGCCACCAGCCGGGTGGTACGCCGACGCCGACGACTACCTGCGCTACTGGACCGGCGAACGCTGGTCGGACCACACCGCCCCAGCCGGCCGGGCGCTACCGCCGCCGAGCCCCTCGGCACACGTAGCCTCCGGGACACCCCGGTCCACCATCGCCCGGACTCTGCTCAGCGCCGTGATCCTCGGGTCGCTGACGATCCTCGCCAACCGGGCCGCCGAATGGGGACTCGCCGCGCTGTCGTTGCCGAGCCACGGCGTCCTGCGCGACTGGGGCGCGCTCGGACTGCTCGCCCTCGTGCTGTGCCTGCCCGCGGCCCGAGTCGGCTACCGCAAACGGGATCTCATGCTGCTGCTCATTCCGTTCTACAGCTTCTTCCTGGCATGCCGGATCGTCTGGCGGATCGCTTACCTGCCCTTCGCGGACTGGCTGCCACGCGAGGAAGACGCCGCGAACTGGCGGCAGGTCCCGCACCCCACGCTGCCAGGCGAACTACTGTATGCCCGAATTGGACAGAAGTGA